The following proteins come from a genomic window of Amaranthus tricolor cultivar Red isolate AtriRed21 chromosome 14, ASM2621246v1, whole genome shotgun sequence:
- the LOC130799438 gene encoding uncharacterized protein LOC130799438, producing the protein MDEQRVSSPLPLPLPPPLDPRPPLMPSKGQFPHVKAEEGMWLRVCHKVFLKVSPMKGVKRFEIKGKLSLKFIGPFEILCRIGKVAYESALPTELDRVHNVFHVSQLRKYVNDPSHVLSYEPLQVDETLSCEGKPLRILDIKLRS; encoded by the exons ATGGATGAGCAGCGTGTTTCTTCTCCTCtacctcttcctcttcctcctcctcTTGACCCTCGTCCTCCCCTCATGCCGTCG AAAGGGCAGTTCCCTCACGTGAAAGCAGAGGAGGGCATGTGGCTTCGCGTATGTCATAAGGTATTTTTAAAGGTTTCTCCAATGAAGGGGGTTAAAAGATTCGAAATTAAAGGTAAGTTAAGTCTCAAGTTTATCGGACCATTTGAGATTTTGTGCAGAATTGGGAAGGTAGCATATGAATCAGCCTTGCCTACAGAGTTGGATCGTGTGCATAatgtatttcatgtgtctcaGCTACGCAAGTATGTGAATGATCCGTCCCATGTCTTAAGCTACGAGCCATTGCAAGTTGATGAAACGTTGAGCTGCGAGGGAAAACCACTAAGGATACTTGATATCAAGTTAAGGAGTTGA